In Deferribacteraceae bacterium V6Fe1, one genomic interval encodes:
- a CDS encoding DUF1957 domain-containing protein has translation MKTYWMLVLHSHLPFVKHPEYDYFLEEHWLYEAITECYAPLLMNFEKLLDEGRDFNVTISLTPPLCEMLSDKFLMDRYLKYLGRTLELCDKEVNRTKNEFEFNRLAQFYKERISSIKRYVFEQLGGNILNGYKKFMHLNKIEIITCGATHGFLPFISVNEKAVNAQIKIAVESHKKHFGIQPKGIWLPECAYYEGLDKILAENGIKYFFVDTHGIIFGKPKPIYGVYAPVFTPEGVAAFGRDVTSSRQVWSSKEGYPGDYNYRDFYRDVGYDLDFDYIKDYIVPDGTRVFTGLKYYKITGNTEHKEPYNPEVAFNRTIDHARHFVHERVNFAGEVSKYMDRPPLIVSPYDAELFGHWWFEGTDFIYNLFRELSYRDDVISTTPMKYLNEFHTNQIVKVNPSSWGDKGYFEVWLNGANDWIYRHLVNMSNFMTEAATKFGDSTDSNVIRCLNQMGRELLLAQSSDWAFLMTTGTAIEYAVRRTKEHIHNFLRIHSMLESGDIDIEYVSALEFKDSIFSDLDLRKFYR, from the coding sequence ATGAAAACATATTGGATGTTGGTATTACATTCTCATTTGCCTTTTGTTAAACATCCTGAATACGACTATTTTTTGGAAGAACATTGGCTGTATGAGGCTATTACGGAATGTTACGCTCCGCTTCTGATGAATTTTGAGAAACTTTTGGATGAGGGGAGAGATTTTAATGTGACTATTTCACTTACCCCTCCACTTTGCGAAATGCTCAGCGATAAGTTTTTGATGGACAGGTATCTTAAATATTTGGGCAGGACTTTGGAGCTTTGTGATAAAGAGGTTAACAGGACAAAAAATGAATTTGAATTTAACAGACTTGCTCAATTTTACAAAGAAAGAATTTCTTCAATAAAAAGATATGTTTTTGAACAGCTTGGTGGCAATATTTTAAATGGATATAAAAAATTTATGCACCTCAATAAAATAGAAATAATTACATGTGGTGCTACTCATGGTTTTTTACCGTTTATCAGTGTCAATGAAAAGGCTGTTAATGCACAGATAAAAATTGCGGTGGAATCCCATAAAAAACATTTTGGGATTCAGCCTAAAGGTATATGGCTTCCAGAATGTGCTTATTATGAAGGGCTTGATAAGATTTTGGCGGAAAATGGGATAAAATATTTCTTTGTAGATACTCACGGTATTATTTTTGGTAAGCCAAAGCCTATTTATGGCGTTTATGCCCCTGTATTTACCCCTGAAGGGGTGGCAGCATTTGGAAGGGATGTCACTTCTTCAAGGCAGGTTTGGAGCTCAAAAGAAGGGTATCCCGGGGACTACAACTATAGAGATTTCTATAGAGATGTGGGTTATGATTTGGATTTTGATTATATAAAGGATTATATTGTGCCTGACGGTACAAGAGTTTTTACGGGGTTAAAATATTATAAGATTACCGGTAACACGGAGCATAAAGAGCCTTATAATCCTGAAGTTGCATTTAACAGGACAATTGACCATGCAAGACATTTTGTTCACGAGAGGGTAAATTTTGCGGGAGAAGTTTCCAAATATATGGATAGACCACCTCTTATTGTATCCCCTTATGATGCGGAGCTTTTTGGCCACTGGTGGTTTGAGGGGACAGATTTCATCTATAATCTCTTCAGAGAGCTTTCATACAGGGATGATGTTATTTCAACTACGCCTATGAAATACCTTAATGAATTTCATACAAATCAAATAGTTAAAGTGAACCCATCTTCATGGGGTGACAAAGGTTACTTCGAGGTATGGCTTAACGGGGCAAATGATTGGATATATCGTCACCTTGTGAACATGAGCAATTTTATGACGGAAGCTGCGACCAAATTTGGTGATTCAACAGATAGCAATGTGATAAGATGTTTAAATCAAATGGGCAGGGAGCTGCTACTTGCTCAAAGTAGTGACTGGGCTTTTCTTATGACGACCGGTACTGCGATAGAATATGCCGTAAGGAGGACAAAAGAGCATATTCACAACTTTTTGAGAATCCACTCTATGTTGGAAAGTGGGGATATCGATATAGAGTATGTTTCTGCTCTTGAGTTTAAAGACAGTA
- a CDS encoding DUF4912 domain-containing protein gives MKFEQFSKKELYAKAKELGIKGRGRMTKSQLVSAIANFYKADELLQRSAPVDGIHFYQVGYETKDVSEKKEFVAPKTKQQEYVIPEKYGFDYVYVLPINPISVHIFWEVTEQSLKNFSYEFGIKEPKLCIKLIYDGGEYIIKDVADFGSYYFSSEFIVNKKVWAEIGVLNEDEFYAIAVSNETIIPSDTISVEEGDLFMLVKDNITKIINISLGGDAKGLDSNLIAKGLLNNIISSKKFRGEK, from the coding sequence GTGAAGTTTGAACAGTTTAGCAAGAAAGAGCTTTATGCCAAAGCAAAAGAGCTTGGTATAAAGGGGCGAGGGAGGATGACCAAAAGTCAGCTTGTTAGTGCCATAGCTAATTTTTATAAAGCTGATGAGCTGCTACAAAGGTCTGCACCGGTTGATGGCATACATTTTTATCAAGTGGGATATGAGACTAAAGATGTAAGTGAAAAAAAAGAATTTGTGGCGCCTAAAACCAAACAGCAGGAGTATGTTATCCCTGAAAAGTATGGTTTTGATTATGTATATGTTTTGCCTATAAATCCTATATCGGTTCATATCTTTTGGGAAGTTACGGAACAATCTTTAAAAAATTTTTCATATGAGTTTGGGATAAAAGAGCCAAAGCTTTGTATTAAGCTGATTTATGATGGCGGAGAATACATTATTAAAGATGTCGCAGATTTCGGAAGTTATTACTTTTCAAGTGAGTTTATTGTGAATAAAAAGGTTTGGGCTGAGATAGGCGTGCTTAACGAAGATGAGTTTTATGCCATTGCTGTCAGCAACGAAACAATAATCCCTTCAGACACTATTTCGGTAGAAGAGGGGGATTTGTTTATGTTAGTCAAAGATAATATTACCAAAATAATCAATATCTCCCTTGGCGGGGATGCAAAAGGGTTAGATAGCAACCTGATTGCGAAGGGATTATTAAACAATATAATTTCTTCAAAAAAGTTTAGAGGGGAAAAATGA
- a CDS encoding glycogen synthase: MKIVHIASEVYPFSKTGGLADVAYSLPVSQKNLKHDIYVITPLYKGILEKFDKIKYTGKKTWVDTELGVFEFGIFKIKMNGVTFIFLSNIFLFERGGYYGEDGKDYPDNFLIFGGFSKAALNVVKYIIDGADIIHCHDWQTALTPALLKTEYQDVEANIVLTIHNLAFQGLFKIEDVLKLKIDPWLCGFEGLEFYGLANFLKAGILMSDFVTTVSPTYSQEVMTPEYGFGLEGVLKKCSFKFAGILNGLDYKIWNPNTDPFIVKKYNKRSYKDKIYNKIELCKRCEMVENLPLFVFVSRFTEQKGISILIDALKVFTDEANFILLGDGDSSVKQKLALLDKRKNVKIFFGYKEALSRQMYAGGDFYLMPSKFEPCGISQLIAMRYGSVPIVRKTGGLKDTVKDLYFEGGHGIVFENYSSEKLIEAIWRAIDAYNSALFDKLILNNMKKDYSWVNTAKEYVRMYENVLYK, translated from the coding sequence ATGAAAATTGTGCATATAGCAAGTGAGGTTTATCCGTTTTCAAAGACGGGTGGTCTTGCGGATGTTGCATATTCTTTGCCGGTCTCTCAAAAAAATCTCAAACATGATATTTATGTCATTACCCCTTTGTATAAAGGTATTTTGGAAAAGTTTGACAAAATAAAATATACCGGGAAGAAGACCTGGGTGGATACAGAGCTTGGTGTTTTTGAGTTTGGGATTTTTAAAATAAAGATGAATGGGGTCACTTTTATCTTTTTGTCAAACATATTTTTGTTTGAAAGAGGAGGATATTATGGCGAAGACGGGAAGGATTATCCCGATAACTTTTTGATTTTTGGAGGTTTTTCCAAAGCAGCACTTAACGTTGTAAAATATATTATAGATGGCGCTGATATAATTCACTGTCATGATTGGCAAACTGCACTTACCCCTGCACTTTTGAAGACTGAATATCAAGATGTTGAAGCAAATATAGTTTTGACAATCCACAACCTTGCATTTCAAGGACTATTTAAAATTGAAGATGTTTTAAAATTAAAGATAGACCCTTGGCTGTGTGGGTTTGAAGGGCTTGAATTTTACGGGTTGGCAAACTTTTTAAAGGCAGGCATTTTGATGTCTGATTTTGTGACTACCGTAAGTCCAACATACTCTCAAGAGGTTATGACTCCTGAATACGGTTTTGGCCTTGAAGGGGTTTTAAAAAAATGCTCTTTTAAGTTTGCAGGGATTTTAAACGGACTTGATTATAAGATTTGGAATCCTAATACAGACCCTTTTATTGTTAAAAAGTATAATAAGAGAAGTTACAAAGATAAAATTTACAATAAAATAGAGCTTTGCAAAAGATGTGAAATGGTCGAAAATTTGCCGCTTTTTGTATTTGTCTCAAGGTTTACGGAGCAAAAAGGGATTTCAATTCTTATTGATGCTTTAAAGGTATTTACTGATGAGGCTAATTTTATTTTGCTTGGAGATGGGGATAGCAGTGTAAAACAGAAGCTTGCATTACTTGATAAGCGTAAAAATGTAAAGATATTTTTTGGATACAAAGAAGCCTTGAGCAGACAGATGTATGCCGGGGGAGATTTTTATTTGATGCCTTCAAAATTTGAGCCGTGCGGAATATCTCAGTTAATTGCAATGAGATACGGTAGTGTCCCTATTGTTAGAAAAACAGGGGGGTTGAAAGATACTGTAAAGGATTTATATTTTGAGGGTGGACACGGTATTGTTTTTGAAAATTACTCTTCAGAAAAGCTCATTGAGGCAATATGGAGAGCAATTGATGCTTACAATTCGGCATTATTTGATAAGCTGATTTTGAACAATATGAAAAAAGATTATTCTTGGGTGAATACTGCCAAGGAATATGTTAGAATGTATGAAAATGTTTTATATAAATAG
- a CDS encoding DUF4931 domain-containing protein, with product MTDMRYNPLSGEWVLVSPDRGERGDYFIQEKDNDPFEQSDCPFCPGNESQIGNVIYKIEDRQKYSDEPILKVIPNKYPVFTVEKVPESFSVGPYDYHSTVGAHEVIIENMRHTLALNEYTVQNWIDLFETVKLRGLDLQNDIRIKFISFFKNYGFLAGATMKHPHSQIVGMPVIPHRITEELERGKDFYEEKNRCIFCDVLKFERFSEREIVTTKFFSAFIPYASRYPFQLDIYPLKHGHDFFGITKEENYDLAGLFKNIFEIYHNALGDIPLNIILYTSPLNLDGPTADKFKYINLFYHYHIRIIPRINKYGGLECGYGLHVNPVPPEKGAKILKGEI from the coding sequence TTGACCGATATGAGATATAATCCTTTAAGCGGCGAATGGGTATTGGTTTCTCCGGACAGAGGGGAAAGAGGAGATTATTTTATTCAAGAAAAAGACAACGACCCTTTTGAACAATCAGATTGCCCTTTTTGTCCCGGTAATGAATCTCAGATAGGGAATGTTATTTATAAGATAGAAGACAGACAGAAGTATTCAGATGAACCTATTTTGAAGGTTATCCCAAATAAATACCCCGTGTTTACCGTTGAAAAAGTGCCTGAATCTTTTTCCGTAGGTCCTTATGATTATCATTCAACAGTCGGTGCACACGAAGTGATAATAGAGAATATGCGGCACACATTGGCTCTTAATGAATATACCGTGCAGAATTGGATAGATCTCTTTGAAACTGTAAAGTTAAGGGGGTTGGATCTTCAAAACGATATCAGGATTAAATTCATATCCTTTTTCAAAAATTACGGTTTTCTTGCGGGTGCCACAATGAAGCACCCTCACTCCCAAATAGTGGGGATGCCTGTAATACCGCACAGAATTACGGAAGAGCTTGAGAGGGGAAAAGATTTTTATGAAGAGAAAAACAGATGTATTTTTTGCGATGTTTTGAAATTTGAAAGATTTTCAGAAAGGGAAATTGTTACGACAAAATTTTTTAGTGCTTTTATCCCCTATGCTTCAAGGTATCCTTTTCAGCTTGACATATATCCGCTAAAACATGGACATGATTTTTTTGGCATTACAAAAGAAGAGAATTATGACCTTGCCGGGCTGTTTAAAAATATATTTGAAATATATCATAACGCTTTGGGAGATATACCATTAAACATCATACTTTACACATCCCCCTTAAATCTTGATGGTCCAACGGCTGATAAATTTAAATACATTAATCTTTTTTATCATTATCACATAAGGATAATCCCGCGAATTAACAAATACGGAGGGCTGGAGTGCGGTTATGGTCTTCATGTCAACCCTGTTCCTCCTGAAAAGGGAGCTAAAATATTAAAAGGTGAGATATGA
- a CDS encoding DUF1926 domain-containing protein: MGIPVLFGIHCHQPVDNFKNVVDEIIEKSYKPFFENIFSHKWFKFSVHFSGWLLDYIRINSPETFDFMKKLAGEGRIEFFTGGFYEPVLSAIPKKDRIGQITKLSTFIKDYFGQSPKGLWLTERVWDPSIIPDIAECGVEYILVDDYHFLSIGFHKDSLNGYFHTEQDGYLMKLFPINQQLRYFVPFKEPEVILEYLNDVENKGGYCGILFDDGEKFGVWPKTYEWVYEKGWFDRFMSLFSGAEHKFELYEEFVKRNKPNGFAYLPLTSYMEMGEWSLFADKFIELKNLENFLKTTDYKGSMQTFVKGAIWKNFLVKYPECNHIHKRTLKLSKENVYNNERLTDLIYRAQCNDVLWHGIFGGIYLPNLRDNAYKYIIEAEAIVDFNKSHIDKIYEEDIFMDGYSQVVANTKGVKYIFNTGVGAGLVSLDLKNYGLNLQNTMSRRFEGYHKQLLENRKGTVEDTGISTIHEMSVELSDEVKVKIAFDWYNRHSFVDHFMEGYNFNEIKRCEFAELGDFVNQPFEYEISENKVKFIRNGGVYKNGQKYGTTLAKSFKALENGLAFEYDIKTEHENIFYMLELNFHFFDNIQVTLDGKSFEGAFDGKDNYVIASKSPELTIMIKFNKNIPVAAIGYNVETVSQSESGVDLTLQGLSLNFIFKVEKKVKFKGEMSFEGGKI; the protein is encoded by the coding sequence ATGGGAATACCTGTGTTATTTGGTATCCACTGCCATCAACCTGTGGATAACTTTAAAAATGTTGTTGATGAGATAATAGAAAAAAGTTACAAACCGTTTTTTGAAAATATTTTTTCACACAAATGGTTTAAATTTTCGGTACATTTTAGCGGTTGGCTTTTGGACTACATAAGAATCAATTCGCCGGAAACTTTTGATTTTATGAAAAAGCTTGCAGGTGAGGGGAGAATCGAATTTTTTACGGGTGGTTTTTATGAGCCGGTACTTTCGGCTATCCCTAAAAAAGACAGAATCGGGCAGATAACAAAACTTTCAACGTTTATAAAAGATTATTTTGGTCAAAGTCCCAAAGGGCTATGGTTGACTGAGCGGGTATGGGACCCTTCCATTATTCCTGATATAGCCGAATGCGGTGTCGAATATATTTTGGTGGATGATTACCATTTTTTGTCAATAGGATTTCATAAAGATAGCTTGAATGGATATTTTCATACTGAACAGGATGGATATTTAATGAAACTCTTTCCGATAAATCAACAATTAAGATACTTTGTCCCTTTTAAAGAGCCGGAAGTAATATTGGAATACCTTAATGACGTGGAAAATAAGGGTGGTTATTGCGGTATATTGTTTGATGACGGTGAAAAATTCGGAGTATGGCCTAAGACATATGAGTGGGTTTATGAAAAAGGGTGGTTTGACAGGTTTATGTCACTTTTTTCAGGTGCAGAGCATAAATTTGAACTTTATGAAGAGTTTGTTAAAAGAAATAAACCTAACGGTTTTGCATATCTCCCTTTGACATCTTATATGGAGATGGGGGAATGGTCACTGTTTGCCGATAAATTTATAGAGCTTAAAAATCTTGAAAATTTCCTGAAGACAACTGATTACAAAGGTAGCATGCAAACATTTGTCAAAGGCGCTATATGGAAAAATTTTCTGGTTAAATATCCTGAATGTAACCATATTCACAAGCGGACATTAAAACTTTCCAAAGAAAATGTTTACAATAATGAAAGATTGACGGATTTGATTTATAGGGCACAATGCAACGACGTGTTGTGGCACGGCATCTTCGGAGGGATTTATCTGCCAAATTTGAGAGACAACGCTTATAAGTATATTATTGAGGCAGAAGCGATAGTTGACTTTAATAAATCTCATATAGATAAGATTTACGAAGAAGACATATTTATGGACGGTTATAGTCAAGTCGTAGCCAATACAAAAGGGGTAAAATATATCTTCAATACGGGAGTGGGTGCCGGGTTAGTTTCTTTAGACCTTAAAAATTATGGGTTAAATCTTCAAAACACGATGAGCAGGAGGTTTGAGGGTTATCATAAGCAGCTTTTGGAAAATAGAAAAGGAACGGTTGAAGATACAGGTATTAGCACTATTCACGAAATGAGTGTCGAATTGTCAGATGAAGTAAAGGTCAAAATTGCATTTGATTGGTACAACAGACATTCATTTGTTGACCATTTCATGGAGGGCTACAATTTTAATGAAATAAAAAGATGTGAGTTTGCCGAATTAGGGGATTTTGTCAATCAACCGTTTGAATATGAAATCTCTGAGAATAAAGTAAAATTTATAAGAAACGGTGGAGTGTATAAAAACGGTCAAAAATATGGCACAACTTTAGCGAAGTCGTTTAAGGCTTTGGAGAATGGATTGGCGTTTGAATACGACATCAAGACAGAGCATGAGAATATATTTTATATGCTTGAACTTAATTTCCACTTTTTTGACAACATCCAAGTCACATTGGACGGCAAATCGTTTGAAGGTGCGTTTGACGGTAAAGATAATTATGTAATCGCATCCAAAAGCCCTGAGCTTACCATAATGATAAAATTTAATAAAAATATTCCGGTTGCTGCAATAGGGTATAATGTAGAAACGGTATCTCAATCGGAATCGGGTGTGGATTTGACGTTGCAGGGACTGAGCTTGAATTTTATTTTTAAAGTTGAAAAAAAGGTAAAATTTAAAGGTGAGATGTCTTTTGAAGGGGGGAAGATTTGA